In Saccharothrix syringae, the following are encoded in one genomic region:
- a CDS encoding enoyl-CoA hydratase-related protein has translation MAEYQHIRVERTDDVVRITMDRAARRNSLSGEHLVELLTAFQDVAASDAVGVVLAGEGPVFCAGHDFADVAARDLEGVRELLTLCTDLMRAIESVPQVVIARVHGLATAAGCQLVASCDLAVAAEEAAFALPGGKGGWFCHTPAVPVARAVGRKRLMELALTGDPVDARTAERWGLVNRVVPAAELDDAVADLLHRATRGSRASKALGKQTIYAQLDRPEADAYAIALEVMAAASQTDAAKEGMAAFLEKRPAVWSD, from the coding sequence ATGGCCGAGTACCAGCACATCCGCGTCGAGCGCACGGATGACGTCGTGCGCATCACCATGGACCGCGCCGCGCGGCGCAACTCGCTGTCCGGGGAGCACCTGGTCGAGCTGCTGACCGCGTTCCAGGACGTCGCCGCGTCCGACGCGGTGGGGGTCGTGCTCGCGGGCGAGGGGCCGGTGTTCTGCGCCGGGCACGACTTCGCCGACGTCGCCGCGCGCGACCTGGAGGGCGTGCGCGAGCTGCTGACCCTGTGCACGGACCTGATGCGCGCCATCGAGTCCGTGCCGCAGGTGGTGATCGCCCGGGTACACGGCCTGGCCACCGCGGCGGGCTGCCAGCTGGTCGCCTCGTGCGACCTGGCCGTCGCGGCGGAGGAGGCGGCCTTCGCGCTGCCCGGCGGCAAGGGCGGCTGGTTCTGCCACACCCCGGCCGTGCCGGTGGCGCGGGCCGTCGGGCGCAAGCGGCTGATGGAGCTGGCGCTGACCGGTGACCCGGTGGACGCGCGCACCGCCGAGCGGTGGGGCCTGGTCAACCGGGTGGTGCCCGCCGCGGAGCTGGACGACGCCGTGGCCGACCTGCTGCACCGGGCCACGCGCGGCAGCCGGGCCAGCAAGGCGCTCGGCAAGCAGACGATCTACGCCCAGCTGGACCGGCCCGAGGCCGACGCGTACGCGATCGCGCTGGAGGTCATGGCCGCGGCGTCGCAGACCGACGCGGCCAAGGAGGGCATGGCCGCGTTCCTGGAGAAGCGCCCGGCGGTGTGGTCGGACTGA
- a CDS encoding sodium:solute symporter family protein, whose translation MPVLAQADLRLDAGPLDYTLLALYFVFVLGIGFLARRSVSSSLDFLLSGRSLPAWVTGLAFISANLGAIELLGMAANGAQYGMATMHYYWIGAIPAMVFLGLVMMPFYYGSKVRSVPEFLRRRFGKGAHLVNAISFAAAQVLIAGVNLYALAFLLNLLLGWPIPFSVVAAALIVLVYTTLGGLSAAIYNEVLQFFVIVAALLPLTIVGLHKVGGWDGLVERVTAGPGGTENLSAWPATELTGIENPVLSVIGIVFGLGFVLSFGYWTTNFAEVQRALSAKSMSAARRTPIIGAYPKALIPFVIIIPGIIAALVVPELQALKAGGDSQGVVYNNALPALIEELLPNGMLGVAITGLLASFMAGVAANVSSFNTVFTYDLWQDYVKKDRPDEYYLRIGRLATIGGTVIAIGTAFLAAGYGNIMDYIQALFSFFNAPLFATFILGMFWKRMSAAAGWSGLVAGTLAAVAVFVMAETGVLDLPGQGASFLGAGVAFVVDIAVSVAVTLFTRPVPEERLRGLVYSLTPKEDRRHSTTGDDAGWYRSPVLLGAGVLVLTLVLNIVFG comes from the coding sequence GTGCCCGTACTGGCGCAGGCGGACCTGAGGCTCGACGCCGGACCGCTGGACTACACGCTGCTCGCCCTCTACTTCGTCTTCGTGCTGGGCATCGGCTTCCTCGCCCGCCGGTCGGTGTCGTCGAGCCTCGACTTCCTGCTCTCCGGCCGGTCGCTGCCGGCGTGGGTGACCGGCCTGGCGTTCATCTCCGCCAACCTCGGCGCGATCGAGCTGCTGGGCATGGCCGCCAACGGCGCGCAGTACGGCATGGCGACCATGCACTACTACTGGATCGGCGCGATCCCGGCCATGGTGTTCCTCGGCCTGGTGATGATGCCGTTCTACTACGGCTCCAAGGTGCGCAGCGTCCCCGAGTTCCTGCGCCGCCGCTTCGGCAAGGGCGCCCACCTGGTCAACGCGATCAGCTTCGCCGCGGCCCAGGTGCTGATCGCGGGCGTCAACCTCTACGCGCTGGCGTTCCTGCTGAACCTGCTGCTGGGCTGGCCGATCCCGTTCTCGGTGGTCGCCGCCGCGCTGATCGTGCTCGTCTACACCACCCTCGGCGGCCTGTCCGCGGCCATCTACAACGAGGTGCTCCAGTTCTTCGTGATCGTCGCCGCGCTGCTGCCGCTGACCATCGTGGGCCTGCACAAGGTCGGCGGCTGGGACGGCCTCGTCGAGCGCGTCACCGCGGGCCCCGGCGGCACGGAGAACCTGTCGGCGTGGCCCGCCACCGAGCTGACCGGCATCGAGAACCCGGTGCTCAGCGTGATCGGCATCGTCTTCGGCCTGGGCTTCGTGCTGTCGTTCGGCTACTGGACGACGAACTTCGCCGAGGTGCAGCGCGCGCTGTCGGCCAAGAGCATGTCCGCGGCCCGGCGCACGCCGATCATCGGCGCGTACCCCAAGGCGCTGATCCCGTTCGTGATCATCATCCCCGGCATCATCGCCGCCCTGGTCGTGCCGGAGCTGCAGGCGCTCAAGGCCGGCGGCGACAGCCAGGGCGTGGTCTACAACAACGCGCTGCCCGCGCTGATCGAGGAGCTGCTGCCCAACGGCATGCTGGGCGTCGCGATCACGGGTCTGCTGGCCTCGTTCATGGCCGGCGTGGCGGCGAACGTGTCCTCGTTCAACACGGTCTTCACCTACGACCTGTGGCAGGACTACGTCAAGAAGGACCGGCCGGACGAGTACTACCTGCGCATCGGCCGGCTGGCCACGATCGGCGGCACGGTGATCGCCATCGGCACCGCGTTCCTGGCCGCCGGCTACGGCAACATCATGGACTACATCCAGGCGCTGTTCTCGTTCTTCAACGCGCCGCTGTTCGCCACCTTCATCCTCGGCATGTTCTGGAAGCGCATGTCGGCGGCTGCCGGCTGGTCCGGCCTGGTCGCGGGCACGCTCGCCGCGGTGGCGGTGTTCGTGATGGCCGAGACCGGCGTGCTGGACCTGCCGGGCCAGGGCGCGAGCTTCCTCGGCGCGGGCGTGGCGTTCGTGGTCGACATCGCGGTCAGCGTCGCGGTCACCCTGTTCACCCGGCCGGTGCCCGAGGAACGGCTGCGCGGGCTCGTCTACAGCCTCACGCCCAAGGAGGACCGCAGGCACTCCACCACCGGCGACGACGCCGGCTGGTACCGCTCGCCGGTGCTGCTCGGCGCGGGCGTGCTGGTCCTGACCCTCGTGCTCAACATCGTCTTCGGCTGA
- a CDS encoding methylmalonyl-CoA mutase family protein, with amino-acid sequence MPYPADRDRDRPWVMRTYAGHSSAAASNELYRRNLAKGQTGLSVAFDLPTQTGYDPDDELARGEVGKVGVPVSHLGDMRQLFDGIPLGDANTSMTINATAMWLLALYVSVAEEQGADRATLAGTTQNDIIKEYLSRGTYVFPPGPSLRLITDVVAWTVANAPKWNPINICSYHLQEAGATPVQELAYALSTAIAVLDSVFDSGQVPQERRGEVVARISFFVNAGVRFVEEMCKMRAFVQLWDEITRDRYGITDPKHRRFRYGVQVNSLGLTEAQPENNVQRIVLEMLAVTLSRDARARAIQLPAWNEALGLPRPWDQQWALRMQQVLAYETDLLEYQDLFAGSHVVEAKVAELVAGARAEIDRVQAMGGAVAAVESGYMKSALVSSLAERRRRVESGEDVVVGVNRFATTEPSPLQAEGANAIEQVDPAVERHAVEAIREWRAGRDDALVRSTLDRLRAAAGTDENLVEATIACAKAGVTTGEWASALRETFGEYRAPTGVSAASASGESDAGIGRVRERVRAVGEELGERLRILVGKPGLDGHSNGAEQVAVRARDVGFEVVYQGIRLTPAQIVAAAVQEDVHVVGLSVLSGSHLEVVPAVVDGLRAAGAGDVPVVVGGIVPPDDAAKLRERGIARVFTPKDYELTQIMDEIVTVVREARGL; translated from the coding sequence GTGCCGTACCCGGCCGACCGCGATCGCGACCGCCCCTGGGTGATGCGCACCTACGCGGGCCACTCCAGCGCCGCCGCCTCCAACGAGCTGTACCGCCGCAACCTGGCCAAGGGCCAGACCGGTCTGTCCGTGGCCTTCGACCTGCCCACGCAGACCGGCTACGACCCGGACGACGAGCTGGCCCGGGGCGAGGTCGGCAAGGTCGGCGTGCCGGTGAGCCACCTCGGCGACATGCGGCAGCTGTTCGACGGCATCCCGCTGGGCGACGCCAACACCTCCATGACCATCAACGCGACGGCCATGTGGCTGCTCGCGCTGTACGTGAGCGTGGCCGAGGAGCAGGGCGCGGACCGCGCGACCCTGGCCGGCACCACGCAGAACGACATCATCAAGGAGTACCTGTCCCGCGGCACGTACGTGTTCCCGCCCGGGCCGAGCCTGCGCCTGATCACCGACGTGGTGGCGTGGACCGTGGCGAACGCGCCGAAGTGGAACCCGATCAACATCTGCTCGTACCACCTCCAGGAGGCGGGCGCGACGCCCGTGCAGGAGCTGGCCTACGCCCTGTCCACCGCGATCGCGGTGCTCGACTCGGTGTTCGACTCCGGCCAGGTGCCGCAGGAGCGGCGCGGTGAGGTGGTCGCGCGCATCTCGTTCTTCGTCAACGCCGGGGTCCGGTTCGTCGAGGAGATGTGCAAGATGCGGGCGTTCGTCCAGCTGTGGGACGAGATCACCCGCGACCGGTACGGCATCACCGACCCCAAGCACCGCCGCTTCCGCTACGGCGTGCAGGTCAACTCGCTGGGGCTGACCGAGGCCCAGCCGGAGAACAACGTGCAGCGGATCGTGCTGGAGATGCTGGCCGTGACGCTGTCGCGCGACGCCCGCGCCCGCGCGATCCAGCTGCCCGCGTGGAACGAGGCGCTGGGCCTGCCCCGGCCGTGGGACCAGCAGTGGGCGCTGCGCATGCAGCAGGTGCTGGCCTACGAGACCGACCTGCTGGAGTACCAGGACCTGTTCGCGGGCTCGCACGTGGTGGAGGCCAAGGTCGCCGAGCTGGTGGCGGGCGCGCGGGCCGAGATCGACCGGGTGCAGGCGATGGGCGGCGCGGTCGCGGCCGTCGAGTCCGGGTACATGAAGTCCGCGCTGGTGTCCTCGCTGGCCGAGCGCAGGCGCCGGGTCGAGTCCGGTGAGGACGTCGTGGTGGGCGTGAACAGGTTCGCCACCACCGAGCCCTCGCCGCTGCAGGCCGAGGGCGCGAACGCGATCGAGCAGGTCGACCCGGCGGTGGAGCGGCACGCGGTCGAGGCGATCCGCGAGTGGCGGGCCGGCCGGGACGACGCGCTGGTGCGCTCCACCCTGGACCGGCTGCGGGCCGCGGCCGGGACGGACGAGAACCTCGTGGAGGCCACCATCGCGTGCGCCAAGGCGGGCGTGACGACCGGCGAGTGGGCGTCGGCGCTGCGCGAGACCTTCGGCGAGTACCGGGCGCCCACGGGCGTGTCCGCGGCCTCGGCGTCCGGTGAGTCGGATGCCGGGATCGGGCGGGTGCGCGAGCGCGTCCGCGCGGTCGGCGAGGAACTGGGGGAGCGGCTGCGCATCCTGGTCGGCAAGCCCGGCCTGGACGGCCACTCCAACGGCGCGGAGCAGGTCGCCGTGCGGGCCCGCGACGTCGGCTTCGAGGTGGTCTACCAGGGCATCCGGCTCACCCCGGCCCAGATCGTGGCGGCCGCCGTGCAGGAGGACGTGCACGTGGTGGGGCTGTCCGTCCTGTCCGGTTCGCACCTGGAGGTCGTGCCCGCCGTGGTCGACGGCCTGCGGGCGGCGGGTGCCGGCGACGTGCCGGTGGTGGTCGGCGGGATCGTGCCGCCCGACGACGCCGCCAAGCTGCGGGAGCGCGGGATCGCGCGGGTGTTCACGCCCAAGGACTACGAGCTGACGCAGATCATGGACGAGATCGTGACCGTGGTGCGGGAGGCGCGGGGGCTTTAG
- a CDS encoding DUF3558 domain-containing protein encodes MTRLVAVLSAFLLLAGCAGPDLAKRTFPRSTIPAAVGNATATTGAPTTAKAPVGQPVDPVFAADRLRLVDPCAVLAEELLDELGEPGVESRTGFSRCSNFMKDGSGKDLAVTVEIGQTMTVELADADKQLAGLRSHEQTLDNSACFVSVITQEQPGLGISVQIGYKDGDACAPGRKVAESVVNQVKARKGVITPAKGSLITLDPCALPDAAAVEAAVGREPDVFPYGLHNCSWAGKDRELTLDLRRTFVPDDRKFDDAQTEVDLGGGVKGYQVSARTSFPSCEVTWVQRTEADDEGEVVRVKSAGPEEVEFDRCAAAVGFAKALVGKIPRA; translated from the coding sequence GTGACCCGTCTGGTGGCCGTCCTGAGCGCGTTCCTCCTGCTGGCCGGCTGCGCCGGGCCGGACCTGGCCAAGCGCACCTTCCCGCGCAGCACCATCCCGGCCGCGGTCGGGAACGCCACCGCGACCACCGGCGCCCCGACCACCGCCAAGGCGCCCGTCGGGCAGCCGGTCGACCCGGTGTTCGCCGCGGACAGGCTGCGGCTGGTCGACCCCTGCGCGGTGCTCGCGGAAGAACTGCTCGACGAGCTCGGCGAGCCCGGCGTGGAGTCCCGCACCGGGTTCAGCCGGTGCTCGAACTTCATGAAGGACGGCTCGGGCAAGGACCTCGCGGTCACCGTCGAGATCGGCCAGACCATGACCGTGGAGCTGGCCGACGCCGACAAGCAGCTCGCCGGCCTGCGCAGCCACGAGCAGACCCTGGACAACAGCGCCTGCTTCGTCTCGGTGATCACCCAGGAGCAGCCGGGGCTGGGCATCTCCGTCCAGATCGGCTACAAGGACGGCGACGCGTGCGCGCCCGGCCGCAAGGTCGCCGAGTCGGTGGTCAACCAGGTCAAGGCGCGCAAGGGCGTGATCACGCCCGCCAAGGGCTCGCTGATCACCCTGGACCCGTGCGCCCTGCCGGACGCGGCGGCGGTGGAGGCGGCGGTCGGCCGCGAGCCCGACGTGTTCCCGTACGGGCTGCACAACTGCTCGTGGGCGGGCAAGGACCGCGAGCTGACGCTGGACCTGCGCCGCACGTTCGTGCCCGACGACCGCAAGTTCGACGACGCCCAGACCGAGGTCGACCTCGGCGGCGGGGTGAAGGGCTACCAGGTGTCCGCGCGGACCTCGTTCCCGTCCTGCGAGGTCACCTGGGTGCAGCGGACCGAGGCGGACGACGAGGGCGAGGTGGTCCGGGTGAAGTCGGCCGGGCCGGAGGAGGTCGAGTTCGACCGGTGCGCCGCGGCGGTCGGCTTCGCGAAGGCGCTGGTCGGGAAGATCCCCCGGGCCTGA
- a CDS encoding amino acid permease — translation MTEEGARTPLRRTLGLVPLVALSVGATLGTGIFVVLGQAAPVAGPAVAVSFAVAALAALFSALSYAELAGAVPLSGSAYSYTYATLGELVAWVCGWCLLLEYGVSVAAVAVGWSGYLNAFLDATLGVRLPEALTGGVVDLPAAVVVLLATAVLLGGVRESAAVTTVTTALKVAVLVFFVVVAVVGFRAENLAPFAPAGVAGVTGAASLVFFSFIGFDAASTAGEEARDPQRDLPRAIVISLVLVTAVYVLVALAAVGAVGVDALADSDASLATVLERVTGSAWPATVLAAGAVVAIASVVLTVLYGQTRVLVAMSRDGLVPAVFARVGARRVPTVNTLVVGAVVAVLAALVPLGQLAEATSIGTLVAFGLVNVGVLVLRRTRPDLPRSFRVPWSPVVPLLGLGMCALLVAGLAPATWVAFGAWSVAGLVVYFAYGRHRSKLAQGE, via the coding sequence ATGACCGAGGAGGGCGCCCGCACACCGCTGCGCCGCACCCTCGGCCTCGTGCCGCTGGTCGCGCTGAGCGTCGGCGCCACGCTGGGCACCGGCATCTTCGTCGTGCTCGGCCAGGCCGCGCCGGTGGCGGGGCCCGCGGTCGCGGTGTCGTTCGCGGTGGCGGCGCTGGCCGCGCTGTTCTCCGCGCTGTCCTACGCCGAGCTGGCGGGCGCGGTGCCGCTGTCCGGGTCCGCCTACTCCTACACCTACGCCACGCTGGGCGAGCTGGTCGCCTGGGTCTGCGGGTGGTGCCTGCTGCTGGAGTACGGCGTGTCGGTGGCCGCGGTCGCGGTGGGCTGGAGCGGGTACCTCAACGCGTTCCTCGACGCCACCCTGGGCGTCCGGCTGCCCGAGGCGCTGACCGGCGGCGTGGTGGACCTGCCCGCGGCGGTGGTCGTGCTGCTGGCCACGGCGGTGCTGCTGGGCGGCGTGCGGGAGAGCGCGGCGGTGACCACGGTCACGACGGCGCTCAAGGTGGCCGTGCTGGTCTTCTTCGTGGTGGTGGCCGTGGTCGGGTTCCGCGCCGAGAACCTGGCGCCGTTCGCGCCGGCCGGGGTCGCGGGCGTCACGGGCGCCGCCTCGCTGGTGTTCTTCTCCTTCATCGGCTTCGACGCCGCGTCCACGGCGGGCGAGGAGGCCCGCGACCCGCAGCGGGACCTGCCGCGGGCCATCGTCATCTCACTGGTCCTGGTCACCGCCGTGTACGTGCTGGTGGCGCTGGCCGCGGTGGGCGCGGTCGGGGTGGACGCGCTGGCCGACTCGGACGCCTCGCTGGCCACGGTGCTGGAGCGGGTCACCGGCTCCGCCTGGCCCGCGACCGTGCTGGCGGCCGGCGCGGTGGTGGCGATCGCGTCGGTGGTGCTCACCGTGCTGTACGGGCAGACGCGGGTGCTGGTCGCCATGTCCCGCGACGGCCTGGTGCCCGCGGTGTTCGCGCGGGTGGGCGCGCGGCGCGTGCCGACGGTGAACACGCTGGTGGTCGGCGCCGTGGTGGCGGTGCTGGCCGCGCTGGTGCCGCTGGGGCAGCTCGCGGAGGCCACGAGCATCGGGACGCTCGTGGCGTTCGGCCTGGTCAACGTCGGCGTGCTGGTGCTGCGGCGCACCCGGCCGGACCTGCCGCGCTCGTTCCGCGTGCCGTGGTCGCCGGTGGTGCCGCTGCTGGGCCTGGGCATGTGCGCGCTGCTGGTGGCGGGGCTCGCGCCCGCGACCTGGGTGGCGTTCGGCGCGTGGTCGGTCGCGGGCCTGGTGGTGTACTTCGCCTACGGCCGGCACCGGTCGAAGTTGGCACAGGGAGAGTGA
- a CDS encoding aldehyde dehydrogenase family protein has product MTQTATTTTARGDDGRERFASLDPRTGEVVGHHPVTTEAEVREAVRVARGAAAFWADLGFDGRRARLDAWRKLLVKRLDEFQQLICAETGKSADDARVELALVIDHLHWAARHAPKVLGRRKVSPGMLMYNFAATLEYRPLGVVGVIGPWNYPAFTPMGSIAYALAAGNAVVFKPSEFTPGVGVFLAATLGEVVPEFPVLQVVTGFGDTGAALCRAGVDKLAFTGSTPTGKKVMAACASSLTPVLVECGGKDPLIVAEDADVRAAAEAAVWGGIFNSGQTCAGVERVYVADAVHDEFVALVAEKAGKLRPGGEPGADFGPITMPKQVEVIQKHVEDALERGGRAVVGGPESIRPPYVEPVVLVDVPEDSLAVTDETFGPTLVVNRVADADEAVRRANALPYGLGAAVFSRGRGEELAARLRCGMVSVNSVLAYASVPGLPFGGVGDSGFGRIHGEDGLREFTYAHAVARKRFSALLDPMTYDRGSRTVKHVLRLVRVLHGR; this is encoded by the coding sequence ATGACGCAGACCGCTACCACCACCACCGCGCGGGGCGACGACGGGCGCGAGCGGTTCGCCTCGCTCGACCCGCGGACCGGCGAGGTCGTCGGCCACCACCCGGTCACCACCGAGGCCGAGGTGCGGGAGGCGGTCCGGGTCGCCCGCGGCGCCGCGGCGTTCTGGGCCGACCTGGGCTTCGACGGGCGGCGCGCCCGGCTGGACGCGTGGCGCAAGCTGCTGGTCAAGCGACTGGACGAGTTCCAGCAGCTGATCTGCGCGGAGACCGGCAAGTCGGCCGACGACGCGCGCGTGGAGCTGGCGCTGGTCATCGACCACCTGCACTGGGCGGCCAGGCACGCGCCCAAGGTGCTCGGCAGGCGCAAGGTCTCGCCCGGGATGCTCATGTACAACTTCGCCGCGACCCTGGAGTACCGGCCCCTCGGCGTGGTCGGCGTGATCGGGCCGTGGAACTACCCGGCGTTCACCCCCATGGGGTCGATCGCCTACGCGCTGGCCGCGGGCAACGCCGTGGTGTTCAAGCCCTCCGAGTTCACCCCCGGCGTCGGCGTGTTCCTGGCCGCCACGCTCGGTGAGGTGGTACCCGAGTTCCCGGTGCTCCAGGTGGTCACCGGGTTCGGCGACACCGGCGCGGCGCTGTGCCGGGCCGGGGTGGACAAGCTCGCGTTCACCGGCTCGACCCCCACCGGGAAGAAGGTCATGGCCGCGTGCGCCTCGTCGCTGACGCCGGTGCTGGTCGAGTGCGGCGGCAAGGACCCGCTGATCGTGGCCGAGGACGCGGACGTGCGCGCGGCGGCCGAGGCCGCGGTGTGGGGCGGCATCTTCAACTCCGGGCAGACGTGCGCGGGCGTGGAGCGGGTCTACGTCGCCGACGCCGTGCACGACGAGTTCGTCGCGCTGGTCGCGGAGAAGGCGGGCAAACTGCGGCCCGGCGGCGAGCCCGGCGCGGACTTCGGGCCGATCACCATGCCCAAGCAGGTGGAGGTCATCCAGAAGCACGTCGAGGACGCCCTGGAGCGCGGCGGGCGGGCCGTCGTGGGCGGCCCGGAGTCGATCCGGCCGCCGTACGTGGAGCCCGTGGTGCTGGTGGACGTGCCGGAGGACTCCCTCGCCGTCACCGACGAGACGTTCGGGCCGACCCTGGTGGTCAACCGGGTCGCCGACGCCGACGAGGCCGTGCGGCGCGCCAACGCCCTGCCCTACGGCCTGGGCGCCGCGGTGTTCTCCCGCGGCCGGGGCGAGGAGCTGGCGGCCCGGCTGCGCTGCGGCATGGTGTCGGTCAACTCGGTGCTGGCCTACGCGTCGGTGCCCGGCCTGCCCTTCGGCGGGGTCGGCGACTCCGGGTTCGGCCGCATCCACGGCGAGGACGGGCTGCGCGAGTTCACCTACGCCCACGCCGTCGCCCGCAAGCGGTTCTCCGCCCTGCTCGACCCGATGACCTACGACCGCGGCTCGCGCACCGTCAAGCACGTGCTGCGGCTGGTGCGCGTGCTCCACGGCCGCTGA
- the dhaK gene encoding dihydroxyacetone kinase subunit DhaK encodes MKKVINDPATVVADALRGMALAHADLLDVQYDPAVVVRADAPVPRKVAVISGGGSGHEPLHGGFVGRGMLDAACPGAVFTSPTPDQVAAAVARTDGGAGALLIVKNYTGDVLNFETAAELAAADGVDVRTVVIDDDVAVKDSLYTAGRRGVGGTVLLEKVVGAAAERGVDLDGCEALARRVVGRVRSMGLALTACTVPHAGEPSFTLGDDEMELGIGIHGEPGRRRVPVGPADELVPALLEPVLEDLPFTAGDRVLLFTNSMGGTPLIELYLAHGIAERLLAERGIVVERRLVGPYVTSLEMQGVSLTLLKLDDELLELWDAPVRTPALRWGL; translated from the coding sequence GTGAAGAAGGTCATCAACGATCCGGCGACCGTGGTGGCGGACGCGCTGCGCGGCATGGCGCTCGCGCACGCCGACCTGCTGGACGTCCAGTACGACCCGGCCGTGGTGGTGCGCGCGGACGCGCCGGTGCCGCGCAAGGTGGCCGTGATCTCCGGCGGCGGGTCGGGGCACGAGCCGCTGCACGGCGGGTTCGTCGGGCGCGGGATGCTCGACGCGGCGTGCCCGGGCGCGGTGTTCACCTCGCCCACGCCCGACCAGGTCGCGGCGGCCGTGGCGCGGACCGACGGCGGTGCCGGTGCGCTGCTGATCGTCAAGAACTACACCGGTGACGTGCTGAACTTCGAGACCGCCGCCGAGCTGGCCGCCGCCGACGGGGTGGACGTGCGCACGGTGGTGATCGACGACGACGTGGCGGTCAAGGACTCCCTCTACACGGCCGGGCGGCGCGGCGTGGGCGGGACCGTGCTGCTGGAGAAGGTCGTCGGCGCGGCGGCCGAGCGCGGCGTGGACCTCGACGGGTGCGAGGCGCTGGCGCGGCGGGTCGTCGGCCGGGTGCGGTCCATGGGGCTGGCGCTGACCGCGTGCACCGTGCCGCACGCGGGCGAGCCGTCGTTCACGCTGGGCGACGACGAGATGGAGCTGGGCATCGGCATCCACGGCGAGCCGGGGCGGCGGCGGGTGCCGGTGGGGCCGGCCGACGAGCTGGTGCCCGCGCTGCTGGAGCCGGTCCTGGAGGACCTGCCGTTCACCGCGGGCGACCGGGTGCTGCTGTTCACCAACTCCATGGGCGGGACGCCGCTGATCGAGCTGTACCTGGCGCACGGCATCGCCGAGCGCCTGCTGGCCGAGCGGGGGATCGTGGTGGAGCGGCGGCTGGTCGGCCCGTACGTGACCAGCCTGGAGATGCAGGGCGTCTCGCTGACCCTGCTCAAGCTCGACGACGAGCTGCTGGAGCTGTGGGACGCGCCCGTGCGGACGCCGGCGCTGCGGTGGGGGCTGTGA
- a CDS encoding NUDIX domain-containing protein produces the protein METLGTREVYANPWMVVREDAIGRADGTTGIYGVVDKPHYALVIPMDGERLRLVEQYRYPLGMRRWEFPQGTAPDRADLPPAALAERELREETGLRAGRLVELGLLDVAPGMSSQRGRVFLATELTEGVHEREHEEQDMRSAWFQRAEFEAMIARGEITDAQSIAAYTLLLLHEHAQP, from the coding sequence GTGGAGACCCTCGGCACGCGCGAGGTGTACGCGAACCCGTGGATGGTGGTCCGGGAGGACGCCATCGGGCGCGCGGACGGGACGACCGGCATCTACGGCGTGGTGGACAAGCCGCACTACGCGCTGGTGATCCCCATGGACGGCGAGCGGCTGCGGCTGGTCGAGCAGTACCGGTACCCGCTGGGCATGCGGCGCTGGGAGTTCCCGCAGGGCACCGCGCCGGACCGGGCCGACCTGCCGCCCGCGGCGCTGGCCGAGCGCGAGCTGCGCGAGGAGACCGGGCTGCGCGCGGGCCGCCTGGTGGAGCTGGGGCTGCTGGACGTCGCCCCGGGCATGTCCAGCCAGCGCGGCCGGGTGTTCCTGGCCACCGAGCTGACCGAGGGGGTGCACGAGCGCGAGCACGAGGAGCAGGACATGCGCTCGGCGTGGTTCCAGCGGGCGGAGTTCGAGGCGATGATCGCCCGCGGCGAGATCACCGACGCCCAGTCGATCGCCGCCTACACCCTGCTCCTGCTGCACGAGCACGCGCAGCCGTGA
- the nucS gene encoding endonuclease NucS produces the protein MRLVIARCQVDYVGRLTAHLPMAQRLLLIKADGSVSIHSDDRAYKPLNWMSPPCWLIEEPDMWVVQNKAGEKLIITLAEVLHDSKHELGPEPGLVKDGVEADLQKLLAEHVTTLGEGWTLVRREFPTPIGPVDLMCRDASGGSVAVEIKRRGEIDGVEQLTRYLELLNRDPLLAPVKGVFAAQQIKPQARTLAEDRGIRCVVLDYDALRGIEPDEFRLF, from the coding sequence GTGCGCCTCGTCATCGCTCGCTGCCAGGTCGACTACGTCGGACGCCTCACCGCCCATCTGCCGATGGCGCAGAGGCTGCTGCTGATCAAGGCGGACGGCTCGGTGTCGATCCACTCGGACGACCGCGCGTACAAGCCGCTGAACTGGATGAGCCCGCCGTGCTGGCTCATCGAGGAGCCGGACATGTGGGTGGTGCAGAACAAGGCGGGCGAGAAGCTGATCATCACCCTGGCCGAGGTCCTGCACGACTCCAAGCACGAGCTGGGCCCCGAACCGGGCCTGGTCAAGGACGGCGTCGAGGCGGACCTGCAGAAGCTGCTGGCCGAGCACGTGACCACGCTGGGCGAGGGCTGGACCCTGGTCCGCCGCGAGTTCCCGACCCCGATCGGCCCGGTCGACCTGATGTGCCGCGACGCCTCCGGGGGCTCCGTGGCGGTCGAGATCAAGCGCCGCGGCGAGATCGACGGGGTGGAGCAGCTGACCAGGTACCTGGAACTGCTCAACCGCGACCCGTTGCTGGCGCCGGTGAAGGGGGTGTTCGCGGCGCAGCAGATCAAGCCACAGGCGCGGACGCTGGCGGAGGACCGGGGTATCCGGTGCGTGGTCCTGGACTACGACGCGCTGCGCGGCATCGAACCGGACGAGTTCCGGCTGTTCTAG